CGCGCCGATCGCCTCACGGGCGTGCGCGAGCAACTGATAAGGCTTCTCATCCATGCACACCACCGGGCGAGCCGGATCATAGGGGCGCGCGTAGACCGCCAGGACGTCTTCCATCCGGGCGGTGAACTCGGCGTTCGCCTTCGGCGGGATCGTCCACTGCTTCTTCAGGTGAGGACGAAGCGCCCCCTTTTGAGCACCTTGCCGATGGTGGAGTGGTCCAGGTCGGGAATGTCATCGATCAACGCGACGTGCTTCTCCAGCAGACGCAGCGACCAGCGGGCGTGCCCTTCCGGCGGCGTCGAGCAGGCCAGCGCGATCAGGCGGGCCTCGACCTCGCCGGTCACCTTCGGCTCCACCGGCGGGGTGAGCCGCTTCTTGCGGCTG
Above is a window of Luteitalea sp. DNA encoding:
- a CDS encoding helix-turn-helix domain-containing protein, translated to DEDDPGRDGPVPTQEVVAERVGVHVDTVVKTSKAYAERGGDVEATISRKKRLTPPVEPKVTGEVEARLIALACSTPPEGHARWSLRLLEKHVALIDDIPDLDHSTIGKVLKRGRFVLT